Within the Synechococcales cyanobacterium CNB genome, the region CGAGAGTCGTGTGCCTCCAGGAGTTGTTCAACGGCCCGTATTTCTGCGCCGAGCAGGAGACGCAGTGGTATGCCTTTGCCGAGCCGGTGCCCGATGGGCCGACAGTGACCACGATGCGCGCCGTGGCGAAGAAGCACGCCGTCATTCTGATCGTGCCGGTGTACGAGCGTGAGATGCCGGGGCTGTACTACAACTGCGCCGCGGTGATCGACGAGCGCGGCGAGTTCCTCGGCAAGTACCGCAAGAGCCACCTGCCGCACTGCAAGCCGGGATTCTGGGAGAAGTTCTACTTCGCGCCCGGCAACCTCGGGTACCCGGTCTTCGAGACGAGCGCGGGGCGCATCGGCGTGTACATCTGCTACGACCGTCACTTCCCGGAGGGGGCGCGCATCCTCGGGCTGAACGGGGCGGAGATCGTGTTCAATCCCAGCGCGACCGTCGCCGGGCTCAGCGAGTACCTGTGGGAGATCGAGCAACCTTCGATGGCCGTGGCGAACCAGTATTTCGTCGGTGCGATCAACCGTGTGGGGCGCGAGGCGCCGTGGAACGTCGGCGAGTTCTACGGGAAGAGCTATTTCTGCGATCCGCGGGGGAAAATCATTACGCAGGCGTCGCGCGACAAGGACGAAGTCATCGTGGCGGACCTGGACCTTGACATGATCGAAGAGGTCCGTGCCACGTGGCAGTGGTTCCGGGACCGCCGTCCCGAGACCTACGGGGGCGTGACCCGCCTCTGACGCGGGGTGGCCGGTGGCGCGGGAGCGAACCGATGGCGTTGCTCATCAAGGGCGGTCGGATCATCACGGCGAGCGAGGATCGCATCGCGGACGTGTACTGTGAGGGAGAGACGATCACGCGGGTCGAGCCGTCGATCGACGCACGGTCACTCCCCGGGTACAGCGCCGGGCTTGAGGTGATCGACGCGGCGGGCATGATGGTGTTCCCCGGATTCATCGACCCGCACGTCCACATTCACCTGCCCTTCATGGGGACGTACGCAAAGGACGATTACGAGTCGGCGAGCAGGGCCGCGCTCGTCGGCGGGACGACGACGCTGATCGAGATGATCTGCCCCGGTCCGAAGGACGAGCCGTCAGCGGCCTTCGACGAGTGGCGGGCGAAGGCCGATGGGCGTGCGGCGGTGGACTATTCATTCCACATGGCCGCGGTGCGGTTCGACGAAGTCGCGCGCCGGCAGTTGCGAGAGATCGTGCGGGATGGTGTGGCGTCGTTCAAGGTCTTCCTTGCGTACAAGGG harbors:
- a CDS encoding acyltransferase produces the protein MPRVTRAALIQASLCESADAPFDRIKQAMIDRHVSLIAEAADRGARVVCLQELFNGPYFCAEQETQWYAFAEPVPDGPTVTTMRAVAKKHAVILIVPVYEREMPGLYYNCAAVIDERGEFLGKYRKSHLPHCKPGFWEKFYFAPGNLGYPVFETSAGRIGVYICYDRHFPEGARILGLNGAEIVFNPSATVAGLSEYLWEIEQPSMAVANQYFVGAINRVGREAPWNVGEFYGKSYFCDPRGKIITQASRDKDEVIVADLDLDMIEEVRATWQWFRDRRPETYGGVTRL